Proteins from a genomic interval of Equus quagga isolate Etosha38 chromosome 13, UCLA_HA_Equagga_1.0, whole genome shotgun sequence:
- the MPZ gene encoding myelin protein P0, whose product MAPGAPSSSPSPILAALLFSSLVLSPAQAIVVYTDKEVYGAVGSRVTLHCSFWSSEWVSDDISFTWRYQPEGGRDAISIFHYAKGQPYIDEVGTFKERIQWVGDPQWKDGSIVIHNLDYSDNGTFTCDVKNPPDIVGKTSQVTLYVFEKVPTRYGVVLGAVIGGVLGVVLLVLLLFYVVRYCWLRRQAALQRRLSAMEKGKLHKPGKDTSKRGRQTPVLYAMLDHSRSTKAASEKKAKGLGESRKDKK is encoded by the exons ATGGCTCCTGGGGCTCCCTCGTCCAGCCCCAGTCCTATCCTGGCTGCGCTGCTCTTCTCCTCTTTGG TGCTCTCCCCCGCCCAGGCCATTGTGGTTTACACAGACAAGGAGGTCTATGGTGCTGTGGGCTCCCGGGTGACCCTGCACTGCTCCTTCTGGTCCAGCGAGTGGGTCTCAGATGACATCTCCTTCACCTGGCGCTACCAGCCTGAAGGGGGCCGCGATGCCATCTCG ATCTTCCACTATGCCAAGGGACAACCCTACATTGACGAGGTGGGGACCTTCAAAGAGCGCATCCAGTGGGTAGGGGACCCTCAGTGGAAGGATGGCTCCATTGTCATACACAACCTGGACTATAGTGACAACGGCACTTTCACCTGTGACGTCAAAAACCCACCAGACATAGTGGGCAAGACCTCTCAGGTCACACTCTATGTCTTTGAAAAAG TGCCAACTAGGTACGGGGTGGTGCTGGGAGCCGTGATCGGGGGTGTCTTGGGGGTGGTGCTATTGGTGCTGCTGCTTTTCTACGTGGTTCGGTACTGCTGGCTACGCAGGCAGGCGGCCCTGCAGAGGAGGCTCAG TGCCATGGAAAAGGGGAAATTGCACAAGCCTGGGAAGGACACGTCGAAGCGCGGCCGGCAG ACGCCAGTGCTGTATGCCATGCTGGACCACAGCAGAAGCACCAAAGCTGCCAGTGAAAAGAAGGCTAAAGGGCTGGGGGAGTCTCGCAAGGATAAGAAATAG